From a region of the Thiorhodovibrio winogradskyi genome:
- a CDS encoding nucleotidyltransferase domain-containing protein, which yields MDQQTRQAATLFLQRLSARRPFSVAWLFGSRARVTQGLEKDIAQSDADIAIVLAGTPQGRVDLAVEMAALAFDVMLETGVLIDPLPLWEDEWRHPEVFANPRLLANIRQDGLRL from the coding sequence ATGGATCAGCAAACCAGGCAAGCAGCCACCCTTTTTTTACAGCGCCTTAGCGCCCGTCGACCTTTTTCCGTCGCCTGGCTGTTTGGCAGTAGGGCGCGGGTTACCCAGGGGTTGGAAAAAGATATCGCGCAGTCCGACGCGGACATTGCCATTGTGCTTGCGGGAACCCCCCAAGGGCGGGTTGATCTGGCTGTTGAAATGGCGGCCTTGGCCTTCGATGTCATGCTTGAGACAGGCGTATTGATTGACCCACTACCCTTGTGGGAGGACGAATGGCGGCATCCTGAAGTGTTTGCCAATCCACGGCTACTTGCCAACATTCGTCAGGATGGACTTCGGCTGTGA
- a CDS encoding IS110 family RNA-guided transposase, translating into MKKAKKKSVKTFSKEPVVTIGIDLAKNSVHVFGVDAEGEVVFSRKLARKALSQFIAQQPTCRIAMEACSGAHHWARTFQGFGHEVVLIAPQHVKPFVKTNKNDAVDAEAICEAARRPRQLFVPIKSVEQQDVQGVHRIRSMVIDQRTALVNQIRGLLAEFGIVIAQGRSELMRRLPEILEDAENGLSERFRAELNGLLEELRHMDTRIAHYDAQIKTEAETNASAQLLMSIPGIGPLVATALIATLGDNWGLFNNGRALAAWLGLVPRQHSTGGKPRLLGISKRGDVYMRKLLINGARAPDLNNGRWVENKDDALSHWARGLKQRRHANVAVVAMANMLVRIAWAVMTTGKAFDAAHGALVKPTAVTA; encoded by the coding sequence ATGAAAAAAGCGAAGAAAAAATCCGTAAAGACGTTTAGCAAAGAACCGGTCGTCACTATTGGTATTGATTTAGCCAAGAACAGCGTACATGTGTTTGGTGTCGACGCCGAGGGTGAAGTGGTGTTCAGCCGCAAGCTGGCACGAAAAGCGTTGAGTCAATTCATCGCCCAACAGCCGACCTGTCGCATCGCCATGGAAGCCTGTAGTGGCGCCCACCACTGGGCGCGCACCTTCCAGGGGTTCGGCCATGAGGTGGTGCTGATTGCCCCGCAGCATGTGAAGCCATTTGTGAAGACCAACAAGAACGACGCCGTCGATGCCGAGGCGATTTGCGAAGCGGCGCGCCGCCCGCGTCAGTTATTCGTCCCCATTAAAAGCGTTGAACAGCAAGATGTCCAGGGTGTCCACCGCATCCGCTCAATGGTCATTGATCAGCGCACGGCACTGGTCAATCAGATCCGGGGATTGTTGGCCGAATTTGGGATTGTGATTGCGCAGGGACGCTCTGAACTCATGCGCCGTCTGCCGGAGATCCTTGAAGACGCCGAGAATGGACTCAGTGAGCGGTTTCGCGCTGAATTGAACGGTCTCCTTGAGGAGTTGCGTCACATGGATACGCGGATCGCTCACTACGATGCACAGATCAAAACGGAGGCCGAGACCAATGCCTCAGCACAGCTGCTGATGTCGATCCCCGGCATCGGTCCGCTGGTGGCCACCGCCTTGATCGCTACCTTGGGCGACAATTGGGGACTGTTCAACAATGGCCGCGCGCTGGCCGCCTGGCTGGGGCTGGTACCGCGACAGCACTCCACCGGTGGGAAACCACGCTTGCTCGGCATCAGTAAGCGCGGTGATGTGTATATGCGCAAACTGCTAATCAACGGGGCGCGTGCCCCTGATCTGAACAATGGGCGCTGGGTTGAGAACAAAGACGACGCTCTCAGTCATTGGGCACGCGGTCTCAAGCAGCGTCGTCATGCCAATGTCGCCGTGGTTGCGATGGCCAACATGCTCGTGCGCATCGCCTGGGCGGTGATGACCACCGGAAAGGCCTTCGATGCAGCGCACGGCGCGTTAGTAAAGCCTACGGCTGTTACTGCGTAA
- a CDS encoding AbrB/MazE/SpoVT family DNA-binding domain-containing protein, whose translation MLTKRTSKNQVTLPKAIVQTVGEADYYDVTVQDGKIVLSPVRLRQADAVRAKLVELGITQADVGEAISWARKRA comes from the coding sequence ATGCTCACCAAGCGCACAAGCAAGAACCAGGTCACCTTGCCCAAAGCCATCGTCCAGACGGTGGGTGAGGCCGACTACTACGATGTCACGGTTCAGGACGGCAAGATCGTACTATCGCCGGTTCGACTGCGGCAGGCAGACGCAGTAAGGGCCAAGCTGGTAGAACTGGGCATCACGCAAGCTGATGTGGGTGAGGCAATCTCTTGGGCAAGAAAGCGCGCATGA
- a CDS encoding WbqC family protein: MIVAIMQPYFFPYIGYFQLMQAVDTFVFFDDVQYIDRGWVNRNQIPINGNPVWLTMPIRKASRRLPINKREYLLAEGALAIKRKLRSAYRTTNGISLLDSIEGLLDFNDANVARFNANLLRIIAGWLEIKCCFVCASELMTEDESLRGEARVIELCKRLGARQYINLIGGVRLYEPTHFSDSGIKLSFLRTTVPPLQTADGPKHFSIIDQLLNLELKEISHLLQKFETQPLMGNQNYS; the protein is encoded by the coding sequence ATGATCGTTGCGATCATGCAGCCTTATTTTTTTCCCTATATTGGCTATTTCCAGTTGATGCAGGCGGTCGATACATTCGTATTCTTCGATGATGTGCAGTACATCGACCGAGGATGGGTGAACCGTAATCAAATCCCTATCAATGGAAATCCGGTATGGTTGACGATGCCAATTCGCAAAGCTAGCCGTAGGTTACCTATCAATAAGCGAGAATATCTGCTTGCAGAAGGTGCGCTAGCGATCAAAAGGAAACTAAGGTCGGCTTATCGAACGACCAACGGAATCTCGCTGCTCGACTCCATCGAGGGATTGCTTGATTTCAATGACGCCAATGTGGCGCGTTTTAATGCCAACTTGTTGCGCATCATCGCCGGCTGGCTGGAAATAAAGTGCTGTTTTGTTTGCGCATCAGAACTAATGACCGAAGATGAGAGCCTGCGCGGGGAGGCGCGAGTCATCGAACTGTGCAAGCGTCTGGGAGCGCGACAATACATCAACCTGATCGGTGGTGTCAGGCTCTATGAACCCACTCATTTTTCCGATTCCGGGATAAAATTATCATTTCTGCGCACAACCGTACCTCCATTGCAAACAGCAGACGGGCCAAAACATTTTTCCATCATTGACCAGTTGCTTAACCTGGAACTCAAAGAGATCAGTCACCTTCTTCAAAAATTCGAGACCCAACCGCTAATGGGAAACCAAAATTATTCATGA
- a CDS encoding DUF29 domain-containing protein, with the protein MSIAADYDLDFHEWITLNVELLRHGRLSEIDAEHISEELESIGKRDLRQLRSRLQVLVMHLLKWQYQPERQGTSWLKTIDHQRDEIEAILLDSPSLRGTMPAALQLIYPKAVRSACHETELPVATFPESCPYLLDEILDAAFLPSGSSFQC; encoded by the coding sequence ATGTCCATCGCCGCCGATTATGATCTTGATTTCCATGAGTGGATCACACTCAATGTCGAACTATTGCGCCACGGGCGGCTGTCCGAGATTGATGCCGAGCACATTTCCGAGGAGCTGGAGAGCATTGGTAAACGCGATCTGCGACAGTTACGCAGCCGACTCCAGGTATTGGTGATGCATTTGCTGAAATGGCAATATCAGCCTGAGCGACAGGGAACAAGCTGGCTCAAAACAATCGACCATCAACGCGATGAAATTGAGGCAATCCTGCTCGACAGTCCCAGTTTGAGAGGGACGATGCCCGCTGCCTTGCAGCTCATCTATCCCAAAGCTGTTCGCAGTGCCTGTCATGAAACTGAATTGCCGGTTGCGACTTTTCCAGAAAGCTGCCCCTATCTGCTCGATGAAATTCTGGATGCCGCGTTCTTGCCTTCCGGTTCTAGTTTCCAGTGCTGA
- a CDS encoding DegT/DnrJ/EryC1/StrS family aminotransferase, which yields MAPNDSKNCPGPSRNICLTDLATEAPHQFFAEPLHVGRPNIADRAAFMRQVERVLDNQWLTNNGPLVQEFEQRVAERLGVKHCVAMCNGTIALEIAIRALGLSGEVIIPSWTFVATAHALYWQSITPVFADIDPATHNLDPVAVCKMITPRTSGIIGVHLWGRAAPVDELQQIADEHGMKLMFDAAHAFGSSYQGQSIGCFGACEVFSFHATKAFNTMEGGAVATNDDELAEKLRLMRNFGFKGYDNVIHPGTNGKMIEVCAAMGLANLDSFETIVEKNRRNHAIYAHALADIPGISLLDYDPSECNSHHYIVLEVEERCPASRDEIIEGLHAQNVLARKYFWPGAHRMQPYRDLFPHAGLMLPQTCSVAERVVVLPNGLSLTERDILTVADILRVASG from the coding sequence GTGGCTCCCAATGATTCAAAAAATTGTCCCGGCCCGTCTCGGAATATTTGCCTAACTGATCTTGCCACTGAGGCACCACATCAGTTCTTTGCCGAGCCGTTGCATGTGGGCCGCCCGAATATTGCTGATCGTGCCGCCTTCATGCGTCAGGTTGAGCGCGTTCTCGACAATCAGTGGCTGACCAATAATGGTCCACTGGTGCAGGAATTTGAACAGCGCGTGGCTGAACGATTAGGCGTCAAGCACTGCGTGGCGATGTGCAATGGCACCATTGCTCTGGAAATTGCGATTCGAGCATTGGGCTTGAGCGGCGAAGTTATCATTCCTTCGTGGACTTTTGTGGCGACGGCGCATGCTTTGTACTGGCAAAGCATCACCCCAGTGTTTGCTGACATTGACCCGGCCACGCACAACCTTGATCCAGTCGCTGTGTGCAAGATGATCACACCGCGCACCAGCGGCATTATCGGCGTACATTTGTGGGGCCGTGCTGCGCCCGTTGATGAATTGCAGCAGATTGCCGATGAACATGGTATGAAATTAATGTTCGATGCTGCACATGCCTTTGGAAGCAGTTACCAAGGTCAAAGCATTGGTTGTTTTGGGGCCTGTGAAGTGTTCAGTTTTCACGCCACCAAGGCCTTCAACACCATGGAAGGCGGCGCCGTGGCCACTAACGACGATGAGCTGGCCGAAAAGCTTCGCCTGATGCGCAACTTTGGTTTCAAAGGGTATGACAACGTCATCCATCCCGGCACCAACGGCAAGATGATCGAGGTCTGCGCGGCCATGGGGTTGGCCAATCTGGACAGCTTTGAAACCATTGTTGAAAAGAACCGCCGCAACCATGCTATCTATGCTCATGCACTGGCCGACATCCCCGGCATTTCTCTGCTGGATTACGATCCATCCGAATGCAACAGTCACCACTACATCGTGCTGGAGGTGGAGGAACGCTGCCCCGCCAGCCGCGACGAGATCATTGAAGGCCTCCATGCCCAGAACGTGCTGGCGCGCAAATATTTCTGGCCGGGCGCGCACCGCATGCAACCCTACCGCGACCTTTTTCCGCATGCCGGATTGATGCTGCCGCAGACCTGCAGTGTGGCAGAGAGGGTGGTGGTGCTGCCGAATGGGCTGTCATTGACCGAGCGCGATATTCTAACTGTCGCCGACATTTTGCGCGTTGCTTCGGGGTGA
- a CDS encoding nucleotidyltransferase domain-containing protein, with protein MRLTEQQRHIIREADLRHFGVIPRVFGSRLNDMQRGGDIDLFIPGPWSAEESVPRRMRFCAELRRELGDQKFDVLVELPTPTAIQEQAQKNCEPA; from the coding sequence ATGCGATTAACCGAACAACAACGCCATATTATCCGTGAGGCCGATTTGCGTCATTTTGGCGTGATCCCGCGTGTGTTTGGATCGCGGCTAAATGACATGCAACGCGGTGGAGATATTGATTTATTTATTCCCGGCCCGTGGTCTGCCGAAGAATCCGTTCCCCGGCGAATGCGATTTTGTGCCGAACTGCGGCGGGAACTGGGCGATCAGAAATTCGATGTATTAGTGGAACTGCCGACGCCTACGGCGATTCAAGAACAGGCGCAAAAGAACTGTGAACCGGCATGA
- a CDS encoding glycosyltransferase family 2 protein translates to MKSLSIILPAKNESAALAGLLPRIRQHCPDAELILVDDGSEDDTPMVAQAQGARVISHPYSMGNGAAVKTGARAALGDVLVFMDADGQHDPADIPRLLARLEQGYDMVVGARRHESQANWGRGLANRLYNRLASYMTNHRVEDLTSGFRAVSASKFRAFLYLLPNGFSYPTTITMALFRAGHAVAYEPITAGPRIGKSHIRLLSDGVRFLLIIFRVGTLYSPLKLFFPLAALHVLLGLGYYGYTFFTAHRLSLATLFLLTSAVTIFLIGLVSEQITQLIYKDSN, encoded by the coding sequence ATGAAAAGCCTCTCAATCATCCTGCCCGCCAAGAACGAATCAGCTGCCTTGGCAGGGCTGCTGCCACGCATCCGCCAACACTGTCCCGACGCCGAGCTGATTCTAGTCGATGACGGCTCGGAGGACGACACGCCCATGGTTGCCCAGGCACAGGGCGCGCGTGTGATCTCCCATCCCTACAGCATGGGCAATGGCGCGGCGGTGAAGACCGGCGCGCGCGCGGCGCTCGGAGATGTGCTGGTGTTCATGGATGCCGATGGTCAGCACGACCCGGCGGATATCCCGCGTTTGCTCGCCCGACTGGAGCAAGGCTATGACATGGTGGTTGGCGCACGCCGTCATGAATCCCAAGCGAACTGGGGGCGGGGCCTGGCAAATCGGCTTTACAACCGTCTTGCCAGTTACATGACCAATCACCGGGTCGAGGATCTGACATCCGGCTTTCGGGCAGTGAGCGCGAGCAAATTCCGCGCCTTTCTCTATCTGTTGCCGAACGGCTTTTCGTATCCCACTACCATCACCATGGCCCTCTTCCGCGCCGGTCATGCGGTGGCCTATGAGCCAATCACCGCTGGTCCGCGCATCGGCAAAAGCCATATCCGGCTACTGTCAGATGGCGTGCGCTTTCTGCTGATTATCTTTCGCGTCGGGACACTGTACTCGCCACTGAAACTGTTTTTTCCCCTCGCAGCCCTGCATGTGCTCCTTGGTTTGGGCTACTATGGCTACACCTTTTTCACCGCGCACCGACTGTCCCTGGCGACGCTCTTCTTGCTAACATCAGCGGTTACCATTTTTCTCATCGGCCTGGTCTCGGAGCAAATCACCCAGCTCATTTATAAAGACAGCAACTAA
- a CDS encoding type II toxin-antitoxin system Phd/YefM family antitoxin → MQQFLSNMFSKYMTQNNSAKAYVNMVESGEAVWVLRNGKPMADIVPIIASLPSWKQRKVQPLVIGGVSVSQMILEERAFEK, encoded by the coding sequence ATGCAACAGTTTTTATCGAACATGTTCAGCAAATACATGACGCAAAATAACTCGGCAAAAGCCTATGTCAACATGGTCGAGTCAGGGGAAGCCGTGTGGGTATTGCGAAACGGCAAGCCCATGGCAGACATTGTACCCATCATCGCCAGTTTGCCTTCCTGGAAACAACGCAAGGTGCAGCCGCTGGTCATCGGCGGAGTTTCCGTAAGCCAGATGATTCTTGAAGAGCGCGCTTTTGAAAAGTGA
- a CDS encoding BrnT family toxin, producing the protein MEIEFDPRKAAANPLNHDGVTFEEGRHVLLDPYALTREDIDASGEQRWVTLGMGGLGRILVVVWTLRGKRIRLISSWKANQPKGAVMNNNSDPMFDRYANLDFADAKPVSEIPALAQLQYERGTESQITMRIDNRILAAFKARAEILDTNYQVLINDALRHFVEHQIRS; encoded by the coding sequence ATGGAGATTGAATTTGATCCTAGAAAAGCCGCTGCCAACCCACTCAATCACGATGGCGTGACCTTCGAGGAAGGCCGTCATGTGTTGCTTGATCCTTACGCGCTGACGCGTGAAGACATCGACGCAAGCGGCGAACAGCGATGGGTCACCCTGGGTATGGGTGGCTTGGGGCGTATCCTCGTGGTGGTATGGACGCTGCGCGGGAAACGGATTCGGCTTATTTCTTCCTGGAAAGCAAACCAACCAAAAGGCGCCGTTATGAACAACAATTCTGATCCAATGTTTGATCGCTATGCAAATTTGGATTTCGCTGATGCCAAGCCTGTTTCAGAAATCCCTGCCTTGGCGCAATTGCAATACGAACGAGGAACAGAATCGCAAATCACGATGCGGATTGATAACCGAATTTTAGCGGCTTTTAAAGCGCGTGCGGAAATATTAGACACGAATTATCAAGTGCTTATTAACGATGCGTTGCGGCATTTTGTCGAGCATCAAATCAGGAGTTAA